One genomic window of Brienomyrus brachyistius isolate T26 chromosome 16, BBRACH_0.4, whole genome shotgun sequence includes the following:
- the LOC125709470 gene encoding ankyrin repeat domain-containing protein SOWAHC-like, whose translation MATQCTQESVLQFLIERGGRVKNVELIDRFKSLFPSDPAQRALAKEAFKTYVDNVAFVKAESGAKYVCLRKKYAASVNRTAEGADGQRNGNDGSQSTGVHPPNPTSSSAVQEMPNGTECGADSGNGQSIKETPTASIDSLGSVDETPPSKSTAHVIQWISSPGENGLMKSVSEVNRDTEGARPGGSLHGSEHFTSDIHVTVVDSTALSMDTNKKGFKLNTSSSSDSGTLSDIPACKSEDDASKGGALCMDGPPTETLCMPEGAQGENEECKDVPPTQSMSKWQATREFQQSQLKDTLGDGADEGVPDSTDEGNTPRSSRRNFIELMMSSSPQVRRSLALRNSAKHRDAFSLKSDSDSASLDEDSGSAMLDPLEHQWMMCASDGQWDSLSRLLTCEPTLVVKKDFVTGFTCLHWAAKQGKQELLALLVNFAKQHDVPVNINARSSAGYTPLHLAAMHNHIEVVKLLVGAYDANVEVRDYSGRKAAHYLPSCVSDDVRDIIGACADSDCESPETVAGKWRFSKVLQTNFKLLNHPEEDSCDFVKPKPLYRKPSVGKMKPRLQKIKFKTQIVHSTSFREPEEGDNEPASPLKSRPKSNLFG comes from the coding sequence ATGGCGACTCAGTGCACCCAGGAATCTGTTTTGCAGTTTTTGATAGAAAGGGGCGGGAGGGTGAAAAACGTGGAGCTGATCGATCGATTCAAATCCTTGTTCCCCAGCGATCCAGCGCAGAGGGCGCTGGCCAAGGAGGCATTTAAAACATACGTGGATAATGTGGCTTTTGTTAAAGCTGAAAGCGGGGCGAAGTACGTTTGCCTGAGAAAAAAATACGCGGCCTCGGTGAATCGCACCGCTGAAGGAGCAGATGGACAGCGCAATGGGAATGATGGCTCCCAGTCGACTGGAGTCCATCCGCCTAATCCCACGTCCAGTTCCGCGGTTCAGGAGATGCCGAATGGAACGGAGTGCGGAGCTGACTCTGGCAACGGACAGTCGATTAAAGAAACACCCACGGCTTCGATAGACAGTCTGGGATCTGTAGATGAGACTCCACCGTCGAAGAGTACTGCACATGTAATTCAGTGGATCAGCAGCCCTGGGGAGAATGGATTGATGAAATCAGTAAGTGAAGTTAACAGGGACACAGAGGGGGCAAGACCTGGGGGAAGCTTGCATGGAAGTGAGCATTTTACTTCTGACATTCATGTAACCGTGGTTGATTCAACTGCTTTATCCATGGACACCAATAAGAAAGGCTTTAAACTCAACACATCATCATCGTCAGATAGCGGTACACTTTCAGATATACCTGCCTGTAAGTCTGAGGATGATGCATCTAAAGGAGGAGCACTTTGCATGGACGGACCACCCACAGAGACCCTGTGCATGCCAGAAGGTGCACAGGGGGAGAACGAGGAGTGCAAAGATGTGCCACCAACACAGTCCATGAGCAAATGGCAAGCCACCCGAGAGTTTCAACAGAGCCAGTTAAAGGATACCTTGGGTGATGGGGCAGATGAAGGGGTCCCAGACTCTACCGATGAGGGCAACACACCCAGAAGCAGCCGGAGGAACTTCATAGAGCTCATGATGAGCAGTTCTCCCCAGGTTCGTCGCAGTCTGGCGCTCAGAAATTCCGCGAAGCACAGGGATGCTTTTTCTTTGAAGAGTGACAGCGACTCTGCCTCCCTTGATGAGGACAGTGGCAGTGCGATGTTGGATCCCTTAGAGCATCAATGGATGATGTGCGCATCTGATGGGCAGTGGGACAGCCTGAGCCGCCTCCTGACCTGCGAGCCGACCCTGGTGGTGAAGAAGGACTTCGTAACTGGCTTCACTTGTCTGCACTGGGCCGCTAAGCAGGGCAAACAGGAGCTGCTGGCATTGCTGGTGAACTTTGCGAAGCAGCACGACGTTCCTGTGAACATCAACGCTCGCTCCAGCGCTGGTTATACCCCCCTGCACCTGGCCGCTATGCACAACCACATAGAGGTGGTGAAGCTGCTGGTGGGGGCTTACGATGCCAACGTGGAAGTCAGGGACTATAGCGGCAGAAAGGCAGCCCACTATCTGCCCAGCTGTGTGTCCGACGATGTCCGCGATATCATCGGGGCGTGTGCCGACTCCGACTGCGAGAGCCCTGAGACTGTAGCCGGGAAGTGGAGGTTCTCCAAAGTTCTCCAGACCAACTTCAAGCTTCTGAATCACCCAGAGGAAGACTCGTGTGATTTTGTAAAGCCTAAGCCTCTCTACCGGAAGCCTTCTGTTGGCAAAATGAAACccaggctgcagaaaatcaagtTCAAGACGCAAATCGTCCACAGCACTTCCTTCAGGGAGCCTGAGGAAGGAGATAACGAGCCTGCAAGCCCGCTGAAATCAAGACCAAAATCAAACCTCTTTGGTTGA
- the septin10 gene encoding septin 10, with protein sequence MTSPDVVRQMQDKNARPLSLSGHVGFDSLPDQLVNKSTSQGFCFNILCIGETGIGKSTLMDTLFNTNFENFESSHFEPKVKLRAQTYDLQESNVRLKLTIVNTVGFGDQMNKQESYQHVVDYIDTQFESYLQEELKIKRSLHNYHDSRIHACLYFIAPSGHSLKSLDLVTMKKLDSKVNIIPVIAKADTISKSELHKFKIKIMSELVSNGVQIYQFPIDDETVSKINTAMNGHLPFAVVGSTEEVKIGNKMVKARQYPWGVVQVENENHCDFVKLREMLICVNMEDLREQTHTRHYELYRRCKLEEMGFKDTDAESKPVSLQQTYEAKRQEFLGELQKREEEMRQMFVQRVKEKEMELKEAERELQAKFEQLKRLHHDETSKLDEKRRMLEDEINTFNKKKAATELLQAQAFNTNANIKKDKDRKNSGFM encoded by the exons ATGACTTCACCTGACGTTGTTCGACAGATG CAAGATAAAAATGCTCGTCCTTTGTCCTTATCTGGTCATGTTGGATTTGACAGCTTGCCAGATCAACTTGTCAACAAATCAACATCCCAAGGTTTCTGTTTCAATATCCTCTGCATTG GTGAAACCGGTATTGGCAAATCAACTCTGATGGACACACTTTTCAACACAAATTTCGAGAACTTTGAGTCCTCCCACTTTGAGCCCAAGGTGAAACTGCGAGCTCAAACGTATGACTTGCAGGAGAGCAATGTCCGGCTGAAGCTCACCATCGTCAACACTGTAGGCTTTGGGGACCAAATGAATAAGCAAGAAAG CTACCAGCATGTTGTGGACTACATAGACACACAGTTTGAGTCCTACCTACAGGAAGAGCTAAAAATCAAGCGCTCCCTCCATAACTACCATGACTCGCGCATCCATGCCTGCCTGTACTTCATTGCCCCCTCCGGTCACTCCCTGAAGTCTTTGGATTTGGTCACGATGAAGAAGCTGGACAGCAAG GTCAACATTATTCCTGTCATTGCCAAAGCTGACACCATTTCAAAAAGCGAGCTTCACAAGTTCAAGATCAAGATAATGAGTGAACTTGTGAGCAATGGAGTGCAGATTTACCAGTTCCCTATTGATGATGAGACGGTGTCCAAAATCAATACAGCCATGAAT GGTCATCTTCCCTTCGCTGTTGTTGGGAGCACTGAAGAAGTGAAGATAGGGAACAAAATGGTGAAAGCACGGCAGTACCCTTGGGGGGTGGTGCAAG tGGAGAATGAGAATCACTGCGATTTTGTGAAGCTGCGCGAGATGCTGATCTGCGTGAACATGGAGGACCTGCGGGAGCAGACACACACGCGTCACTATGAGCTGTACCGCCGCTGCAAGCTGGAGGAGATGGGCTTCAAGGACACGGATGCTGAGAGCAAACCCGTCAG CCTACAGCAGACATACGAAGCCAAGCGACAAGAATTCCTTGGGGAGCTTCAGAAGAGGGAGGAAGAAATGAGGCAGATGTTTGTCCAGAGAGTTAAGGAGAAGGAAATGGAGCTGAAGGAGGCTGAAAGAGAG TTGCAGGCCAAGTTTGAGCAATTGAAGAGACTTCACCATGACGAGACAAGCAAGCTGGATGAGAAGAGGAGGATGCTAGAGGATGAGATCAACACTTTCAACAAGAAGAAAGCTGCCACTGAGCTGCTTCAGGCTCAGGCTTTTAACACTAATGCCAACATTAAAAAAGACAAAGATCGCAAGAA CTCCGGTTTTATGTGA